The Chryseobacterium shigense region TCAGTATTGAACTCAAAAAAACTTAAAAAATCATAAAATTTTCTTAAAGTTTAAAAAAAGAATAGAAATGTTTTTGTATTTATAAAATATGTTGTACTTTTACATCGCCTTGAATGAGGGAACAAGTCAAGGTAATAAATTTTTTTTCATCATTTGTGTTTTTAGAATCGTATCGCCTGATACGATTCTTTTTTTTGTTGGCTACTTTTCATAGTTTAAAAGAAGGTCGATAAAATAAGAATAAGTGACCGAACCTTCCTGCTGGTTGCTCTTTAAAAAAAGATTGTTGGTAAACCCAAAGAAATCGTCCAGCCAGCCCTGATGTCTGAATATAAAACTTCTTTCATACATTCTGTCTCTTTTCATGGCTGGGGAATATTGGTTAAGGACTGTTTTTACGAATTCAGGGTCCTCTTCAATAATAAACCTTAAAAGGCTTTTTAACGTAAAATATTCAGTGCTGTATCTCAGATCCGGGTTTGCAGAATTAACTCCGATCAGATAGCCTACAAAATTAGCTTCCTGCTCTCTAGCAAATCCCAGTTGGTGGGAGCTTTCATGCGCTGAGGTAAACGGAATGAACGTATGGGGAAGCTCTGCATTATATTGGGCTTCTGCGGTAAAAGGGTTATAATAGCCCAGTATTCCTGTAAAATTCATTACATTTTTAAAGAGACTGGGTTTAAATGAATTAATCTGAGGGGTATTTTTATTCGAGATGTATTCCGGAAGCCGTGCCTGCTGGCGTACAATTTCTGTCTGGATAGAAGTGAGGTCAGTTATAATAAATACTCCGTTCCTGTCTTCACGTACATTTTGCCTGGTGATTTTGCATTTTTCCAGATACCGCAGCGCTAATGTTTTTGCTTTGCTTATTTCCGGTTCTTTCTGGCTGGAAAGTTTCTTTATAACAGGTGTCTGGAAATACAGCATCCCCCAAAAGACCTGGTAGATAAAGTAGAAGATATTAATAGCGGCAAGAAGCTTTAAAAGAGCCTTGTTTCTGCTTTTCTTTTTAAAACACAGAATAATCTGGTATAGAAGAAAAATTCCCAGAAGAATGTAGATGAGATCTCCGAAAGAAAAAGGGATCCAGCTGAAAAGTAGCTGGTGGATCTTTTTCTGGGACTCAAAAAAGAGTTCGAAGAAACGGATTGCTGTTCCGGACTTCGAGAAGCCATAGAACAAAAGAAATTGGGCAAGTAATACACCTGCCCAAAATCTCTTTTTATATGTTATTTTTATTATACTAGTGACCACTGCCTTTAGAGATTTTATCCAGATCAATGCCCTGAGATTTTAGGATCCCGGTTACACGGACTGCATAGAATGCAAGATAGGCAAAACAGATAACACCTACGATATAGCTGAAATGAATATTTGTTTTATCTGCAATATATCCCTGCGTAAAGCTCACAATTCCACCACCCATAATCATCATAATCAGGTAGCCTGAACCCTGGTTGGTGTGTTTGCCAAGACCATTGATCGCAAGAGCGAAAATACAAGGCCATAGGGTAGAGCAGAATAATCCTACACTTGTAAAGGCGTATACGGATACCATTCCTGTTGTGAACATTCCGATCAGTA contains the following coding sequences:
- a CDS encoding DUF3810 domain-containing protein, translating into MVTSIIKITYKKRFWAGVLLAQFLLFYGFSKSGTAIRFFELFFESQKKIHQLLFSWIPFSFGDLIYILLGIFLLYQIILCFKKKSRNKALLKLLAAINIFYFIYQVFWGMLYFQTPVIKKLSSQKEPEISKAKTLALRYLEKCKITRQNVREDRNGVFIITDLTSIQTEIVRQQARLPEYISNKNTPQINSFKPSLFKNVMNFTGILGYYNPFTAEAQYNAELPHTFIPFTSAHESSHQLGFAREQEANFVGYLIGVNSANPDLRYSTEYFTLKSLLRFIIEEDPEFVKTVLNQYSPAMKRDRMYERSFIFRHQGWLDDFFGFTNNLFLKSNQQEGSVTYSYFIDLLLNYEK